One window of Novipirellula aureliae genomic DNA carries:
- a CDS encoding GNAT family N-acetyltransferase, with product MNLLNIRKAVSDDAEQIAAIYNLYVDQGGSTFDTVHQTCSVIAGRIGAEPPEGWYVSETNGRVSGWACARRYSERQGFKLTCETAIYISPSEFGKGIADQLQFAIDQHCMEHHLHHAVARIIADNQRSMAFHYRHGFELVGIQKEIGWMNNAWVDLAILQKLYRSST from the coding sequence ATGAACTTACTGAATATACGCAAAGCGGTAAGCGACGATGCCGAGCAAATCGCCGCGATTTACAATCTTTACGTCGACCAAGGCGGTTCAACGTTTGATACGGTGCATCAAACATGCAGCGTCATTGCAGGACGCATCGGTGCGGAACCGCCTGAAGGCTGGTACGTGTCCGAGACCAATGGGCGCGTTTCCGGTTGGGCGTGCGCTAGACGATACAGTGAGCGTCAGGGATTTAAGCTAACCTGCGAAACGGCAATCTATATCTCGCCAAGCGAATTTGGAAAGGGGATCGCCGATCAACTACAATTCGCGATTGACCAGCACTGCATGGAACATCACTTGCACCACGCTGTCGCTCGCATCATTGCCGATAACCAGCGCAGCATGGCTTTTCATTATCGGCATGGTTTTGAATTGGTTGGTATTCAAAAAGAGATTGGATGGATGAACAACGCCTGGGTAGACCTCGCCATCCTGCAAAAACTCTATCGATCGTCGACGTAG